In one Bacteroidota bacterium genomic region, the following are encoded:
- the pruA gene encoding L-glutamate gamma-semialdehyde dehydrogenase — protein sequence MNNAIFDFKEPKNEPIYTYLQGSPERELLLKELDKQSNQEIEIPLIIGGKEIFTGNTENVVSPHKHQHIIAKYHKARPEDVKAAIEAALNAKTEWMETSWVERASIMLKAAELISKKYRYVLNAAAMLGQGKNAYQAEIDAACETIDFLRFNVHFVSQIFENQPTIGLDNINRLEYRPLEGFVFTISPFNFTAIAANLNTSVALMGNTTVWKPATTSLLSSYYLMKIYKEAGIPDGVINFIPGSGAMIGDLVLKHRDLAGIHFTGSTGTFNGLWKTVGQNLELYKSYPRLVGETGGKDFIFAHNSAYPEQLATAIVSGAFEYQGQKCSAASRTYIPKSIWVETKKFILEKVSKIKLGDVSDLNNFMNAVIDEKSYENIMGYINDAKKAPDAKILFGGKGDKSVGYFIEPTIIETTNPNFKTMQEEIFGPVMTIFIYEDDQFEQTLKICDETSPYALTGSIFSNDKYATIKACRILRYAAGNFYYNDKPSGAVVGLQPFGGARASGTNDKAGSYLNLLRWTSPRTVKETLLPPTDIEYKYMKGFRF from the coding sequence TCCGGAACGAGAACTTCTTTTAAAAGAACTGGATAAACAAAGTAATCAGGAAATAGAAATCCCATTGATTATTGGCGGAAAGGAAATATTTACAGGGAATACAGAAAACGTTGTATCTCCGCATAAGCACCAACATATAATTGCAAAATATCACAAAGCAAGGCCGGAAGATGTTAAGGCTGCCATTGAAGCAGCGCTTAATGCTAAAACAGAATGGATGGAAACTTCCTGGGTGGAACGTGCTTCGATAATGCTGAAAGCAGCCGAATTGATTTCGAAAAAATACCGTTACGTTTTAAATGCGGCTGCCATGCTTGGCCAGGGGAAAAATGCTTATCAGGCGGAAATTGATGCAGCCTGCGAAACCATCGATTTTTTGAGGTTTAACGTACATTTTGTTTCGCAGATATTCGAGAATCAACCGACCATTGGCCTTGATAATATCAACCGACTTGAATACCGTCCGCTCGAAGGATTTGTTTTCACCATTTCTCCTTTCAATTTTACCGCAATTGCGGCTAATTTAAATACATCGGTTGCTCTGATGGGAAATACAACGGTTTGGAAGCCTGCTACCACTTCATTACTATCAAGTTATTATTTAATGAAGATTTATAAAGAGGCCGGAATACCGGATGGGGTCATTAATTTTATTCCGGGTTCGGGAGCCATGATTGGCGACCTTGTATTAAAACACCGTGATTTGGCAGGCATCCATTTTACAGGTTCTACCGGTACTTTTAATGGACTTTGGAAAACGGTAGGGCAAAACCTTGAACTTTACAAATCGTACCCCAGATTGGTAGGCGAAACCGGTGGTAAAGACTTTATTTTTGCCCATAATTCAGCCTATCCGGAACAACTGGCTACAGCCATCGTGAGTGGTGCTTTTGAATATCAGGGACAAAAATGCTCGGCAGCTTCCAGAACCTATATTCCAAAATCCATTTGGGTGGAAACCAAAAAATTCATTCTGGAAAAAGTTTCAAAAATAAAACTCGGGGATGTTTCCGATCTGAATAATTTCATGAATGCCGTAATTGATGAAAAGTCTTACGAAAATATCATGGGTTATATCAATGATGCAAAAAAAGCACCCGATGCTAAAATATTGTTTGGTGGAAAGGGCGACAAAAGTGTTGGTTATTTCATTGAACCGACCATTATCGAAACTACCAATCCAAATTTTAAAACCATGCAGGAAGAAATTTTTGGGCCAGTAATGACTATTTTTATTTACGAAGATGATCAGTTTGAGCAAACTTTAAAAATTTGTGATGAAACTTCACCTTATGCGCTTACGGGTTCTATATTCTCAAATGATAAGTACGCTACGATTAAAGCATGCAGAATCCTTCGTTACGCAGCCGGAAATTTTTATTATAACGACAAACCCAGTGGTGCGGTGGTAGGATTACAACCCTTTGGCGGGGCCCGTGCTTCAGGCACAAATGATAAAGCAGGAAGCTATTTAAACTTACTTCGTTGGACAAGTCCCAGAACTGTAAAAGAAACC